From a region of the Toxotes jaculatrix isolate fToxJac2 chromosome 7, fToxJac2.pri, whole genome shotgun sequence genome:
- the zgc:77112 gene encoding protein phosphatase 1 regulatory subunit 3C → MEISSTTVLPVVGLGSMAQSSGLVELAVRLCLNQRKQLCPHVWVPILKPQRPCIRPHFSDQLPSDILGQAYLNHPLLSFLDDEVLIQNKNKRVVFADSRGLSLTAVRVFSDEEEQSDLDLLPSLQGLESMTEDSYSCTVSTCCPGTQLKLGFPQPSADFHAFRVKLAESMVILENCSITEQALRGTVRVRNISFQKDVRVRITFDSWQSYRDVPCTYVQKRFGGPQTDIFEFEIAIPKVLDAKRKIEFCLRYLPGGHSEPFWDNNSGQNYSIAVCVSSHLCCGKNLSERA, encoded by the exons ATGGAGATCTCCAGTACAAC TGTCCTGCCTGTGGTCGGCCTCGGATCAATGGCCCAGTCGTCTGGACTTGTGGAGCTTGCTGTCAGGCTGTGCTTGAACCAACGCAAACAGCTGTGTCCTCACGTTTGGGTTCCCATCCTGAAGCCCCAGCGTCCTTGCATCCGTCCTCATTTTTCAGATCAGCTACCATCTGACATCCTGGGTCAGGCATACCTGAACCACCCTCTCTTGTCATTCTTGGATGACGAGGTTTTGATCCAAAACAAGAACAAGCGCGTGGTTTTCGCTGACTCAAGAGGACTGTCTCTAACAGCTGTGCGAGTGTTTTCTGACGAAGAGGAGCAGTCTGACCTCGACCTGCTGCCGTCGCTGCAGGGTTTGGAAAGCATGACAGAGGACAGCTACAGCTGCACCGTCAGCACCTGCTGCCCAGGAACACAGCTCAAACTGGGCTTCCCGCAGCCCTCTGCAGATTTCCACGCCTTCCGTGTCAAGCTGGCAGAGAGCATGGTTATCCTGGAGAACTGCAGCATTACTGAACAGGCCCTCCGAGGTACTGTCCGAGTCAGGAACATCAGTTTCCAGAAGGATGTGCGTGTGCGCATTACCTTTGACTCATGGCAGAGCTACAGAGATGTGCCCTGTACGTACGTGCAGAAACGCTTCGgaggaccacagacagacatcttTGAATTTGAGATTGCTATTCCTAAAGTGCTAGATGCCAAAAGGAAGATAGAATTCTGCTTGAGGTATTTACCAGGAGGACACAGTGAACCTTTTTGGGACAATAACAGCGGACAGAATTACAgcattgcagtgtgtgtgagctcacaTCTCTGCTGCGGCAAGAATCTAAGTGAAAGGGCATGA